AATTTTTTCGCGTTGCAAATTTACAACATAGTCCACACCTTTTAAAACCTCCGGCGCTATTTCTTTGAATGATTTTGGTGTTGGCGAACCACTGATATTGGCAGATGTAGAGACTATGGCTCCATTAAATTTTCGAGTTAACCAGTAACAAAAATCATCGTCTGGAATTCTAATGGCGATAGAACCATCGTCTGCAATTAAATTTTCTGCTAGATTTTGCGCTTTGTCGTAAATTATAGTCGTGGGTTTATCGGTAACTTCAATAATGTTTAGGGCCGCTATAGGAATTTGTTTAACGTATTTTTTTAGCATCCTATCGTCAGCCACCAGACAAATTAATGCTTTGCTGTCTTCCCGTTGTTTTAATTGGTACACTTTTTTTACGGCTTCTGGATTATTGGCATCGCAACCAATACCCCAAACGGTATCTGTAGGGTAGAGGATGATGCCGCCACTTTTTAAAACTTGTAGTGCGTTTTGGATCTCGATATTTTGGTTAGACATTGTTTAGTATTTCTTTATAAACTTTAACTGTTTGTTGTGCCATTTGGCTCGTTGTATATTTATCTATTAGATTGTTGTATGCCTTTGAAGTAAATTGCTTTTTCATTTCAGTATGGTCAGCTAGTTGTAAAACCAAATTTGATAACTGTTTATAATCGTGCATCGGTGCAAGCAGCCCGTTTTCTCCATGTTTAATAATTTCTGGAATTCCGCCAACGCTGGTGCTTATTACAGGAGTTTTGTGGTACATCGATTCGTAAATAAACTGCGGGACACCTTCGCTTTGCGAAGTCATCAATGATATATCGAATTGGGGGATAAAATTTGAAGCACTTGGTGTGTATCCTAAGAAAAGCATGTGCTTACTTAAATTCAATTCCTTTACACGGTCTAAGAGTGGTTGTGTGCGTTCGGTAAAGGTTCCTAATTGAATAAACATGAAATTGGATTTATTCTTCTCATTCACAATTTTATTTGCCACGTTAACCCAAGTGTCTAGGTGTTTTGCTCTAATGTGGTTAGCAACGTTGCCTATAATTATTTTATCTTTACCGATGGAAAATTTGTGACGTAAATTAAAAGGTGTTTGGTCGCTTTTGGTTTTTAAATTGGTGCCGTGGTAAATCGTAACCAGCTTGCTGTGGTCAACAATGGCTTTTTTTGAAACAGTTTTGGTTTCTTCCGAAACACAAAGTATTTTTTTGATTTTTGGATAATTATATTTATACAATGTTTTTTTGCGTTGCTTAATTTCGAACGATGTTTTTTTGCTAAATATAAAAGGAGGTAATTTATATAATTTATCGGTAATAATGGCCAATTGGATGGCGGTTGTATCGTGGATATGAATTAAATCTATCTTTTTGGCTTTACATATTCGCCCCAGTTTTAATGAAAACCTCAAATCTATCTTAATCGCTAAAGGTGCTGTGATATAATGTATGTCTGTGTTTTTTAACCGTTGGTGAAAAGGACCATTTTTCACACAAAATACAATATTATTTATCTCAGGATTTGTTTCGGCCAATTCTGTACATAAGTTTTCAATGTGGTATTCTCCACCGCCCCAATTTGATACGCCCGAAAGATGTAATATATTCATGTTTTAATCTGAGATAGTTTGTTTTTGTTTTAAAGAATCGCTTATAGGCGCACCTTTTAAAAACATTAAAAATAGACGAAAACGCTTTGGTTTAAACAGCATTTTAAAAAAGGACTTCAAAGTGAGCCACCATCTTAAAATTTGATAAGCACAATACCCCGAATTTTTTCGTATAACATACAATAACGAAATCTTTAGCTCTTTTTTAATAGCCAAACTCTTTTCGGTACTTTGCCCTTTAAAATGTGTGTACCTTGCTTTGGGCACTAAATAAGAACTGCCTTTTTGTGAGTTTTTTGCCATGCGGTAACACAAATCGGTTTCTTCATAGTATAAAAAAATATTCGTATCGAAACCGCCAATTTTATGAAACGGTTCGGCCTTTACTACCAAAAACGAACCCGGTACACTTTGAACTTTTAGGGGCTTATCGTATATCTTTTGGCGTTTAGGATAGGTTGTTGGGCTCGTTTTTTCTAATATTTTTCGGCCAAACAACTCTCGTTTCAAACTTAAAAAGTGATCGAACGATTTTTGTACTTCGTTCTTTTCGTTGAATTGCTGTGGACAACAAATAGCGGCCTTTTTGTTACTTTCAAGAAATTCTAAAACAATACTTAAACAGTCATTTTGTAAAACCGTATCGTTGTTAATGAAGGCATAGTGTTTTCCATTTGCAAATTGGACACCGTACATATTACCGCCCCCAAAACCTGTATTGTATCTGCTCCTTACTAATTTTAAATTCGAAAAACCAATACTGTCTGTCGCTTTTTTTAGCTTTTGAAAATCTTCAGGTTTTGAGGCATTATCAACTACAATTATTTCAAAAGAGATGTCATTTGAGGTTTTTTCCAAAATGGAATTTATACAGTTGATGGTAAAGTTTGAAGAGTTGTAGTTTATAATTACAGCTGAAACATCTTTCATACAGGTAACGATTATCGTCCAAAAATACAGGATGGTGGTTTAGAAAACAAATGAAAGTACAGCTATTGCTCTACTTTGTTTTTTAATTGGATATATTTGTGCCAAAACTAAATAATAAGGTGGGCCAAACTTTAGTTATAGCTGAAAAATATAAGTCTCATAAAGAAACCATAAAACATGCTTTGGAAAACTTTGATTCTTATAAAGAAATCTTAGGAGCAGCAGAACGTAATATAATTAAAATTGTTGCTATAGGTAACGAAAATCATACAATAAAATCATTTAAAGTTCCTAATGTAATTAATCAAGTTGTTTATCGGTTTTTTAGAAAGTCTAAAGCGCAACGTTCGTTTGAGTATGCAACTAAATTATTGCAGTTGGGCTTAAAAACACCCCATCCGGTGGCTTATTTATTGGAACATACTCCATTTTTATTCAAAAAAAGTTATTACGTAAGTGAATTGGTAGAATGCGATTTAACCTTTAGGGAGCTTACTACAGATTTTCAAATTCCCGACCACGAAGCTATTTTGAGGGCATTTACCAGATTCACTTATAAACTGCACGAAAATGGCGTGAACTTTTTAGACCACTCGCCAGGGAATACTTTGATAAAGCGAACAAAAGATGAATACGAATTTTATTTGGTAGATTTAAACCGTATGGAGTTTGGTAAAATGGATTTCGAAACGCGTGTTAAGAATTTCGCAAAACTTACCATCCACAAATCGATGATAGAAACAATGAGCAATGAATATGCTAAATGCTCGGGAGAAGATGAAACACGTATTTTCAATTTAATGTGGCAATCTACGGTCGATTTTCAAGAGCAGTTTTATAAAAAAATAAGATTGAAGAAGCGAATTTTCTTTTGGAAGAAAAAGTATAAATCGAGACCAAGTCACTCGCCTATAAATTAAAAAACGCAAAAATGAAGGGTAACTTAGGAGAGCAACTGTACTTTATATTGGTTCATAAGTGGAAATACCTTTGGGCTATTTTACAATCGAAATTTAAGGCTCATTCCTCAAAAAATGTAAAGGACGTGGTTTTTATTGCCCGGGAATTGGATAAGGAATGGATATTTGGAGCAAAGGTGCGCCGCCTTTCCCGTTTTTCTGCTCTCAATGCCAAAACGCATTATCATAATAAGTTACGAAATTTACCCGATGCCGATGGCTATTTTTTTATCTATCAAAATTATTTTTGCCGCTGTATAAGAAGTAAGCCTAGTATTTTAAATAAAAAGAACATCGTAATGTTTACACACCCTAATTGGGATAAAAAATATTCTAAAACCCATGTTGTTTGGTGTCTAAACAAAGCAGATCATATCATTTGCTTAAATTCCGAAATAAAATCATATCTAACAAAAATAGGTGTAAAACCAGAGTTGTTAAAAGTGTTGCACATAGGTACGTCGTCTAAATTTTTTTACGGTCATGAACGCGGTTTTGGCGATGTTGGTTTTTGTTCCAGTTTCCATGTT
This genomic stretch from Flavobacteriaceae bacterium GSB9 harbors:
- a CDS encoding glycosyltransferase family 4 protein; amino-acid sequence: MKGNLGEQLYFILVHKWKYLWAILQSKFKAHSSKNVKDVVFIARELDKEWIFGAKVRRLSRFSALNAKTHYHNKLRNLPDADGYFFIYQNYFCRCIRSKPSILNKKNIVMFTHPNWDKKYSKTHVVWCLNKADHIICLNSEIKSYLTKIGVKPELLKVLHIGTSSKFFYGHERGFGDVGFCSSFHVRKNPKLLYDIVKNMPQHTFHLIGQNWDNYEDFHKIKSLPNFVYHKRIPYKDYPEMYSKIDVFVSPSLLEGGPVPVLEAMMSNCVPVASKTGYCTDLIQHGENGFLFDVDATYKDVLPLIEKAFLLKTDVRKTVMPYTWENCAKTIDNMFLS
- a CDS encoding lipopolysaccharide kinase InaA family protein, with translation MGQTLVIAEKYKSHKETIKHALENFDSYKEILGAAERNIIKIVAIGNENHTIKSFKVPNVINQVVYRFFRKSKAQRSFEYATKLLQLGLKTPHPVAYLLEHTPFLFKKSYYVSELVECDLTFRELTTDFQIPDHEAILRAFTRFTYKLHENGVNFLDHSPGNTLIKRTKDEYEFYLVDLNRMEFGKMDFETRVKNFAKLTIHKSMIETMSNEYAKCSGEDETRIFNLMWQSTVDFQEQFYKKIRLKKRIFFWKKKYKSRPSHSPIN
- a CDS encoding glycosyltransferase family 4 protein, encoding MNILHLSGVSNWGGGEYHIENLCTELAETNPEINNIVFCVKNGPFHQRLKNTDIHYITAPLAIKIDLRFSLKLGRICKAKKIDLIHIHDTTAIQLAIITDKLYKLPPFIFSKKTSFEIKQRKKTLYKYNYPKIKKILCVSEETKTVSKKAIVDHSKLVTIYHGTNLKTKSDQTPFNLRHKFSIGKDKIIIGNVANHIRAKHLDTWVNVANKIVNEKNKSNFMFIQLGTFTERTQPLLDRVKELNLSKHMLFLGYTPSASNFIPQFDISLMTSQSEGVPQFIYESMYHKTPVISTSVGGIPEIIKHGENGLLAPMHDYKQLSNLVLQLADHTEMKKQFTSKAYNNLIDKYTTSQMAQQTVKVYKEILNNV
- a CDS encoding L-threonylcarbamoyladenylate synthase gives rise to the protein MSNQNIEIQNALQVLKSGGIILYPTDTVWGIGCDANNPEAVKKVYQLKQREDSKALICLVADDRMLKKYVKQIPIAALNIIEVTDKPTTIIYDKAQNLAENLIADDGSIAIRIPDDDFCYWLTRKFNGAIVSTSANISGSPTPKSFKEIAPEVLKGVDYVVNLQREKICDKPSSIIKLSNNGLVKVIRA
- a CDS encoding glycosyltransferase family 2 protein; protein product: MKDVSAVIINYNSSNFTINCINSILEKTSNDISFEIIVVDNASKPEDFQKLKKATDSIGFSNLKLVRSRYNTGFGGGNMYGVQFANGKHYAFINNDTVLQNDCLSIVLEFLESNKKAAICCPQQFNEKNEVQKSFDHFLSLKRELFGRKILEKTSPTTYPKRQKIYDKPLKVQSVPGSFLVVKAEPFHKIGGFDTNIFLYYEETDLCYRMAKNSQKGSSYLVPKARYTHFKGQSTEKSLAIKKELKISLLYVIRKNSGYCAYQILRWWLTLKSFFKMLFKPKRFRLFLMFLKGAPISDSLKQKQTISD